From the Hordeum vulgare subsp. vulgare chromosome 1H, MorexV3_pseudomolecules_assembly, whole genome shotgun sequence genome, the window CATGAAGGCCTTCCCCGGCTCGATCACCCACGTCGGAAGCTCGCTGTATACGCCGTAAACCACGCCTGCAGAAGATTGTTACAGGCGAAACGCTGAATGTTAAAATCTCACAAACTGAACTGACAGAGGCAGAAATGGTACTAGTATATGATGTTTATTTTCGAGTGCTGCTGAACTTACTCTTGTTGTTCTTGGACAGTGCACCTCCAATGTGCTTGCTTTTCAGCTTCAGCATGACCTGTTATCATTTGGCTATGTTGTCACTCAGTAACTGGACATACATCTTATTTTGTTCTCAGTCAGAGTCTTTTGTTCTACTTACCTGAGACCTCTTGCTGATGTAGACAGACACTTTTGTCCGGTGTAAATCCCCTGCACCAGCAAAAATAAATGAAGATTATGAGCCTTAATCACCTTGTTTGGAGTATAAAAGATGTTGGTCCATGACTGAATGTTCTGAATATTGCACAGGTGTGTACTAGTCCGTACCTTTTCTTGTGCGTTTCAGCAGCTCCCCCTCCTTGCACCAGACATCAGGGCTCCACGAATGGCCCTTCTCGTAGGGAAGAACGCTCGCGTTGCTCCTCGCCGCCTCCCGCTGCACCCTCTGCTTCATCGTCGCAGCTCCTCGCAGCGCTGACACGAATTCCACACGAAACTCAGCTTCGGTTCTTGCACGAGATATCGTATCATACGGAAATGGAAGTGCCCATTCTGATGATGGCAATGGCGGCACGGCCGTTCACCGCATCGAGCGAGCCCTTACTTACCGGTTGCCGCTGCCGCTGTGAGCGTGGTCAGGTCACCGGCGCTCCTGACGCCGACCGCGGACTGGACGGCGGAGGCCACCTGCTCGTGGCTCGCCCCGGCAATCCGAGCCGCCTCCACGCAGTGCGAAGCCAGCAGCTCCGTGGCCGGCGCCATGGCCGCGGCCATCTTGGAGGCCTGGGCGTCGGAGCTGGTGGAGGCCGCCGCGACGGCGGCCACCGCGGCCGCGACGCGGACCACGGACACCATGGCGTGCACGTGGGCCCTGTCGGCGCGCAGCTTCTCCTTGCTGCTCTGCTTGGACCGGCTCGCGTCCTTGTGCTGGAACCATCTGCCAATGGACTGATGGTGGCCGATGCCGCTGATGGAACTCCGCCTTGCATCCATCTGCTCGAAAATGGCCAGACAACAGACGGAAACATTCAGTTCagaagagaaaaaggagagaGCAGAGGAAGGACGGTAGCCGGCAGTGGGCTGCTCGCTTACGTGGTGTCGATGGCGCGGAACGATGGCCGTCGTGGCAAGCACTGCCGAGGCCTCCGGGATGGGCATCTCCGGCAGCGGCAGCCGGTTGAGGCTCTTCTTGCCTCCGACGAGGATCTTGGATATCTCCGACGCGGACACGCTCCAGGACCTCGAGAGGTACTCCATGGGCTCGAGCGGCGTCTGCGGCGGCGGTATCGCCGCCgccgcgtcctcctcctcctcgaccacATCAACCCGGAACGCGCTGCCGGCCTTCCAGCCTCTCTCCATGGCCATCCCACACAATGACTCTCCGCACTTGACAGTTGACACTAGTGTGTGTAGTGTACTACGCCCTTCGCTCAGAGTGTTTGGTTGCAGGAGGCGACGGTCGCCTACTTATAGCGGAGGAGGCACGCACGGAGCACGAGGACGGGGGCGTGGAGCCGCCATGGCGTGGCAGAAGGAAGAAAGGGGACACGAGGCTGGCCAACAGGCCCCTGGCTTTCTCTGCTACTCCTTCCTGTCTGTCTCCAACAAGTCTCCCTTCCACCACCTGGGACTGAATATTTTCTACTACCACTGCTGCTTGCTGGTGCAATATACTAGTGCTGCCGTTGCTGTTCTCTAGCCATCTGTTCCCGGCAGTTGAGCTATCCGGGACCTCGGAGGGTCTCATGACATGGATTGCTCCGACGCTTTATCGAAACAAAACCAACCATGGATTGCTACCtactgttttcttgttttattttttgaacttgttGTAGTACCTACGTTGGTTGGAGGTGCGCAGGAGCTGTATTCTGCCAGTATAGCAACGTTTAGTCAATTGTAGGAAGACTAGTTTGAACTTGCAGCAACGTTCTGCGATGCGATGCTTCCAAGAGAGACCTCCAGTTTTCCCGGCGTATTAGCTACCGATGATGCCGCCGTCCCCGCTAATCAACGCAGCTGGGCTCGGAGGCCGGTCAAGGAGGAGCTTGACGACAGGAGACCCGTCACCCGGTAAGCTGGACGCCGGTCGGTCTGCTCTGCTTGATCGGTCTTGGCAGCGTGCGCGGCTGTATCCACACATCGCATCCACCTTGTTTCATTGTTTGAATTCTACTCGTGCCTGTGCGTCTCTgactctctgttcttcttctttttatcaggTGCGGTGGGGCTTGAATGCTTGATGCTTGGGCATGTCTCCGTTTCCACGTACAAGTGTAGGGTACGTGAAGGCGATCGATCGGTGGTATCCTTTGCTTCGATCACCGGAGCTTCAAACTCGGTGGGACGGTCAAGCCGCTTGATCGACCGCCAAGGCAGGAGCAGCACCATTATTTTTTTCCCAACTAGTAAAGCTCACCAGGTGCTGGTGGGACTGGGCaagtgcagaaatggaaataATACTACGCACCACACACGCTGTGCTGCGCTGCTATGTGTCGTGTCGTGAGGTGGCCGTCCCTGCCACCGCTGCAGGAGATGCCAGATGTTTGTCCCGTCCGTCCCTGAGCACGTCGAGCCTCGAGCGTGCGTGCGCGAGGTGGCGAGTGGCGCGCCCAATGATCCGGGCcactgccaccgccaccgccaccgccaccggacTGGGAATCTCATCCCACGCGCGCCTGCGTTATCGCCATCATCGGTTCGGTGATGCCTATCTATACCCTCCACTAACAACATGCCCAAAGGAAAGGAGAAGGATGCCGCCCGGCCCGGCCGGCCCCATGATTGTGCAGCAGCGCTTGCCTGCTCACCGAAATCATCGTGTTGCCTGCTTGATTAACAACAGACTGAGACTGAGACTGAGACTGAGAGTGAGCAGGGAATTGGTCGCCGTAACCTGTTCGCAACGGCATCAGCCGTGATTTGACTTTTTTGAGCATTTAGGTTAGTTTTGCTGGTTTAGGGAACACCCATGATGCAACTTTTCCCGCCAACGCAAG encodes:
- the LOC123411791 gene encoding VAN3-binding protein-like, with product MAMERGWKAGSAFRVDVVEEEEDAAAAIPPPQTPLEPMEYLSRSWSVSASEISKILVGGKKSLNRLPLPEMPIPEASAVLATTAIVPRHRHHMDARRSSISGIGHHQSIGRWFQHKDASRSKQSSKEKLRADRAHVHAMVSVVRVAAAVAAVAAASTSSDAQASKMAAAMAPATELLASHCVEAARIAGASHEQVASAVQSAVGVRSAGDLTTLTAAAATALRGAATMKQRVQREAARSNASVLPYEKGHSWSPDVWCKEGELLKRTRKGDLHRTKVSVYISKRSQVMLKLKSKHIGGALSKNNKSVVYGVYSELPTWVIEPGKAFMDEKCCFGLSTAQGIVEFECQDGASKQNWVDDVQNLLRQVAAEDRVGDKLESVVKMG